Proteins from a single region of Gossypium arboreum isolate Shixiya-1 chromosome 1, ASM2569848v2, whole genome shotgun sequence:
- the LOC108481054 gene encoding uncharacterized protein LOC108481054, which yields MDLTLSETKKRGEMELQHFSHHHPLLFIQHQSVTDEAAQCFGCEELIDGPSYGCNDCKYYLHKRCAELELTPHLNHPFHPQHLLTLLPKSPYKGTWSCDFCRRRPSSGFVYHCDPCKFDLHINCALLQSSIAPNYPTSLHQHPLFFIQDHNDEVNRDCSGCMKPLSGPIYYCLDCYLSDKRCFILHKQCAELPLEINHPYDRRKHPLTLLPKPPTHLHNCSCYLCKIQWEGFVYSCSFCKIELTLDDFFSPQTITNASHEHPWMLLSRQMSFICDFCGTTGDRTPYLCATCNLLVHKNCISLPQNIMITRHHHVISHSYSLTQLDELCRICYEEVDTRYGSYHCSASDCNYIAHVHCATDKAVWDGKSIPEDYDERSMVALDESINWITDVVEQMSFGENTVAVEIKHAYHYHNLRLTFSGERNDDGQCDGCMRPISTPFYSCEQCKFFLHKECAELSRKKRHPFHTHGLMLKKSNTSVYPLCSSCRRLYHGFSYKCDDKGCAFECDIRCILLSDTLEHPSHEHSLFLVHNFSTSCNACRRENYYLSALAYRCTKRCDFILDLHCATLPLTAWYKYDRHLLTLACSDDSDPSQHYCDLCEHERDPNDWFYYCAECDNTLHSKCALGDLPFLKIGSNLKHFFHNHPHPFTIVKNIWDCPPCKFCGEVCNEQALQCKKSECNFSVHWDCRYQLRL from the coding sequence ATGGATCTCACCCTGTCTGAGACTAAGAAAAGGGGAGAGATGGAACTTCAACATTTCTCCCATCACCATCCTTTGCTCTTCATTCAACACCAAAGTGTTACAGATGAAGCAGCTCAGTGCTTTGGGTGTGAGGAACTTATAGACGGTCCAAGCTATGGCTGCAATGACTGTAAGTATTATCTTCATAAGAGATGTGCGGAGTTAGAGTTAACCCCCCACCTTAATCATCCTTTCCACCCTCAACACCTTCTCACTCTTTTGCCTAAATCTCCTTATAAGGGTACATGGAGCTGTGATTTTTGTCGGAGGCGGCCTTCTTCGGGATTCGTTTATCATTGTGATCCTTGTAAATTCGATCTGCACATCAACTGTGCTTTGCTTCAATCATCCATTGCTCCAAATTATCCTACTTCTTTGCATCAACATCCACTGTTCTTCATTCAAGACCATAACGACGAAGTCAATCGCGATTGCTCCGGATGTATGAAACCATTATCTGGTCCAATTTACTATTGTTTAGATTGTTACCTTTCTGATAAACGCTGCTTTATCCTTCATAAGCAATGTGCAGAACTACCTCTTGAGATTAATCACCCCTACGACCGCCGTAAGCATCCCCTTACTCTCTTGCCGAAACCACCTACTCATCTTCACAACTGTAGCTGTTATTTGTGCAAAATTCAGTGGGAAGGGTTTGTTTATTCTTGCTCTTTTTGCAAGATTGAGCTTACTCTTGATGATTTTTTCTCACCACAAACAATCACGAATGCAAGTCATGAACACCCATGGATGCTTCTATCAAGACAAATGTCATTTATTTGTGATTTTTGTGGCACCACTGGAGATCGCACCCCTTATCTCTGTGCTACATGTAACCTTCTTGTCCATAAAAATTGCATTTCATTGCCACAGAATATCATGATAACGCGACATCATCATGTTATTTCTCACTCATATTCTCTTACGCAACTAGATGAGTTGTGCAGAATTTGTTACGAGGAAGTCGATACGAGGTATGGCAGTTACCATTGCTCTGCTTCTGATTGCAATTATATTGCTCATGTGCATTGTGCAACAGATAAAGCAGTTTGGGATGGAAAAAGCATCCCTGAAGACTATGATGAGAGGTCCATGGTAGCTCTTGATGAATCTATAAATTGGATTACCGATGTTGTTGAACAAATGAGTTTTGGAGAGAATACGGTAGCAGTTGAGATCAAACATGCTTATCATTATCATAATTTAAGACTCACTTTTAGTGGGGAGAGGAACGACGATGGCCAATGTGATGGGTGTATGAGGCCTATCTCAACTCCTTTTTATAGTTGTGAGCAATGTAAGTTTTTTCTCCATAAAGAATGCGCTGAATTGTCGAGAAAAAAACGACACCCATTTCACACGCACGGACTTATGCTAAAAAAATCAAACACAAGTGTTTATCCATTATGTAGTTCTTGCAGACGTTTATACCATGGATTTAGCTACAAATGCGATGATAAAGGTTGCGCATTTGAATGTGACATTCGGTGTATTTTATTATCAGACACTTTGGAGCATCCAAGTCACGAGCATTCATTGTTCCTTGTCCACAACTTTTCAACGAGTTGCAATGCTTGTCGTAGAGAAAATTACTACTTATCGGCACTAGCATATAGATGCACTAAGCGTTGTGATTTCATATTAGATCTACATTGTGCCACATTACCTCTCACAGCTTGGTATAAGTATGATAGACATCTTCTTACTCTAGCTTGTTCTGATGATTCTGATCCTTCTCAACATTATTGTGATCTGTGTGAGCATGAAAGGGACCCAAATGATTGGTTTTACTACTGTGCTGAATGTGATAACACTCTCCATTCCAAATGTGCTCTTGGGGATCTCCCATTTCTGAAGATTGGAAGCAACCTAAAGCATTTTTTTCATAATCACCCACATCCATTCACTATTGTGAAAAACATATGGGATTGCCCTCCATGTAAATTTTGCGGCGAGGTTTGCAATGAACAAGCCCTACAATGTAAAAAATCTGAATGCAACTTTAGCGTCCACTGGGATTGCCGTTATCAGTTGCGTTTGTGA
- the LOC108483137 gene encoding very-long-chain 3-oxoacyl-CoA reductase 1-like gives MEACFFDTLKAQSFWVIFLFTLGSLSLLKFSFVFLKWVWINFLRPGKNLKKYGSWGLVTGPTDGIGKGFAFQLARKGLNLVLVGRNPDKLKDVSDSILAKYAKIQIKTVVVDFTGDLDEGVKKIKETIEGLDVGVLINNVGISYPYARFFHEVDEELLMNLIKVNVEGTTKVTQAVLPGMVKRKRGAIVNIGSGAAIVIPSDPLYAVYAATKAYIDQFSRCLYVEYKNSGIDVQCQVPLYVATKMASIKRSSFFVPSTDGYARAAMRWIGYEPRCTPYWPHSILWGLAYSLPESVVDAWRLRFSLGIRKRGQLKDSRKKE, from the exons atGGAAGCCTGCTTCTTCGATACTCTCAAGGCTCAATCTTTCTGGGTTATTTTCCTTTTCACTTTGGGTTCTTTATCACTCTTGAAGTTCTCATTTGTTTTTCTAAAATGGGTCTGGATCAATTTTCTTAGACCTGGTAAGAATCTAAAAAAATATGGCTCCTGGGGTCTTGTTACTGGACCAACTGATGGTATCGGCAAAGGATTTGCCTTTCAGCTGGCTAGGAAAGGGCTTAATCTTGTCTTGGTGGGCCGTAATCCTGATAAACTCAAAGACGTTTCCGATTCAATCTTGGCCAAGTATGCCAAGATTCAGATCAAGACAGTTGTTGTGGACTTCACTGGCGATCTTGATGAAGGCGTGAAGAAGATAAAAGAAACTATTGAAGGACTGGATGTGGGGGTTTTGATTAACAATGTTGGGATTTCATATCCTTATGCCAGGTTCTTCCACGAGGTTGATGAGGAGCTGTTGATGAATTTGATTAAGGTTAATGTTGAAGGTACCACAAAGGTAACTCAAGCTGTTTTGCCTGGGATGGTGAAGAGAAAGAGAGGCGCAATTGTGAACATTGGGTCTGGTGCTGCCATTGTCATCCCTTCTGATCCACTCTATGCTGTTTATGCTGCTACTAAGGC GTATATTGATCAATTCTCTAGGTGCCTTTATGTTGAATACAAGAACAGTGGGATTGATGTTCAATGTCAG GTTCCATTATATGTGGCAACAAAAATGGCATCAATCAAAAGATCGTCTTTCTTTGTTCCATCAACAGACGGATATGCTCGTGCAGCAATGCGGTGGATAGGCTATGAACCTCGTTGCACGCCCTACTGGCCCCATTCCATCCTCTGGGGCTTGGCTTATTCACTGCCAGAGAGTGTGGTTGATGCATGGCGTTTGCGCTTTTCTCTTGGCATTCGAAAGAGGGGGCAACTCAAAGATTCTAGGAAGAAGGAATGA
- the LOC108483136 gene encoding pentatricopeptide repeat-containing protein At4g11690: MLQSLTLIPKMAKNPPLKALSLFNSSILQGLQHTPESISFTLHILLSSNLRFHSQSLLLQIISGRISSPFFTPSSLFHYLTQHCFSPNSMNQIRLYESIINAHVQSQLPDQAIYYFNQMVDKNFMVGPNTFNGIMDFLIKFYCFEKAWTLFQESKGRVKLDVYSFGILIKGCCEAGDLGKSFELLDQIEELGLAPNVVIYTTLIDGCCKNGDLEEAKLLFAKMEEIGLVPNEYTYTVLINGLFKRGLENDGLELYEKMQRKGVIPSLYTYNSVMKEYCSEGKVDKAFEMFDEMRERGVACNVVTYNILIGGLCREKRLREAEKLVDQMKRTGLSPNLITYNSLIDGFCNVGKLEKARYLFGQLKTKGQSPSLVTYNILISASSRAKDSTAIAKLVKEMEERGIRPSKVTYTIVIDAFFRSENTEKAFELYSFMQKASLVPDVYTYGVLIHGLCIKGNMKDAWKLFTSMDEMQLKPNDVIYNTMIHGYCKQGSSYRALRLLQEMREKRLVPNVASYNSTIGVLCKDGKWQEAEALVTEMVESRFKPTVSIYNLISETKNNT, encoded by the coding sequence ATGCTTCAATCTCTGACTCTCATTCCCAAAATGGCGAAGAACCCACCTCTCAAAGCTCTTTCCCTGTTCAACTCTTCAATCCTCCAAGGTCTTCAACACACCCCTGAATCCATATCCTTCACTCTACACATTCTTCTTTCTTCCAACTTGCGCTTTCATTCTCAGTCCCTTCTCCTCCAAATTATCTCTGGTAGAATCTCCTCCCCTTTCTTCACTCCGTCGTCTCTATTCCACTATTTAACTCAACACTGTTTTAGTCCCAACTCGATGAATCAAATCCGTCTGTACGAATCCATTATCAACGCCCATGTTCAATCCCAGTTACCTGATCAAGCCATTTATTATTTCAATCAAATGGTAGACAAAAACTTTATGGTTGGACCCAATACTTTCAATGGCATAATGGATTTCCttataaaattttattgttttgagaAAGCTTGGACCCTATTTCAAGAATCCAAGGGTAGGGTTAAGTTGGATGTTTATAGTTTTGGGATACTGATCAAAGGGTGTTGCGAGGCAGGGGATTTAGGCAAAAGTTTTGAGCTTTTAGATCAGATTGAAGAGTTGGGTTTGGCTCCAAATGTTGTTATATATACTACTTTGATTGATGGGTGCTGTAAAAATGGTGACTTGGAGGAGGCAAAGCTGTTGTTTGCCAAAATGGAGGAGATTGGTTTGGTTCCTAATGAGTATACATACACGGTTTTAATCAATGGGTTGTTTAAAAGGGGACTTGAAAATGATGGGTTAGAGCTATATGAGAAGATGCAGCGTAAAGGGGTAATTCCTAGTTTATATACTTACAATTCAGTGATGAAAGAGTATTGCAGTGAGGGAAAAGTAGATAAAGCTTTCGAGATGTTCGATGAAATGCGTGAAAGAGGAGTAGCATGTAATGTTGTTACGTACAATATATTGATTGGTGGGTTGTGTAGAGAGAAAAGGTTAAGGGAGGCTGAAAAATTAGTGGATCAAATGAAGAGGACTGGTTTAAGTCCGAATTTGATTACATATAATTCGCTCATAGATGGTTTTTGTAATGTTGGAAAGTTGGAGAAGGCTAGGTATTTATTTGGTCAATTGAAAACCAAGGGTCAATCTCCATCTTTGGTGACTTATAACATTCTTATTTCGGCATCCTCTAGAGCGAAAGACTCGACAGCAATTGCTAAATTGGTGAAGGAAATGGAGGAGAGAGGGATAAGACCTTCTAAAGTAACGTATACAATTGTAATTGATGCATTCTTTAGATCAGAAAACACAGAGAAAGCATTTGAATTATATTCGTTCATGCAGAAGGCCAGTTTGGTTCCGGATGTTTACACGTACGGTGTCTTGATCCACGGGTTGTGCATAAAGGGAAACATGAAGGATGCATGGAAACTATTTACATCAATGGATGAAATGCAGTTGAAGCCTAATGATGTGATATACAACACGATGATTCACGGGTATTGCAAACAAGGTAGCTCCTATAGAGCCCTGAGGCTGCTTCAAGAAATGAGAGAGAAAAGGCTCGTTCCTAATGTAGCTAGCTACAACTCTACTATTGGAGTTCTTTGCAAGGATGGGAAATGGCAAGAGGCTGAGGCCTTAGTGACTGAGATGGTTGAATCACGTTTTAAACCTACAGTCTCCATATATAATCTAATCTCTGAAACCAAAAACAATACATAG